A genomic stretch from Enterobacter oligotrophicus includes:
- a CDS encoding diaminobutyrate--2-oxoglutarate transaminase, with translation MMTDKVRIDTVDAHKSNETYLARQAEFESNVRSYPRKLPLAITKAEGVWITDADNKEYLDCLAGAGTLALGHNHPDVLKSIQNVITSGLPLHTLDLTTPLKDAFSEYLLSLLPGQGKEYCLQFTGPSGADAVEAALKLAKKVTGRSGIISFSGGYHGMTHGALSVTGNLSPKEAVDGMMPEVQFMPYPHEYRCPLGIGGEAGVKALTYYFDNLINDVESGVRKPAAVILEAVQGEGGVNPAPAEWLQRIRKVTQEHGILLILDEVQAGFARTGKFFAFEHAGIEPDIIVMSKAVGGGLPLAVLGIKKQFDAWAPGHHTGTFRGNQLAMATGLTTLKILKDQNIAGKVAAQGEWLKGQLKEMAKRYPVIGHVRGLGMMIGIEIVKPHEAADHMGCFPGDGELSALIQKKCFEAGLILERGGRNGIVLRLLPSLLISDDELKIFLDKFEQALLAAGVRPA, from the coding sequence ATGATGACGGATAAAGTCCGTATTGACACTGTAGATGCCCATAAAAGCAACGAAACCTATCTGGCCCGTCAGGCCGAGTTTGAATCTAACGTCAGGAGTTACCCGCGCAAGCTGCCTTTAGCGATCACTAAAGCAGAAGGCGTGTGGATCACCGATGCAGATAACAAAGAATACCTTGACTGTTTAGCTGGCGCAGGCACTCTCGCGCTGGGTCACAATCATCCTGATGTGCTGAAAAGCATCCAAAATGTCATTACCAGCGGCTTGCCGTTACATACCCTGGATCTGACGACGCCGTTAAAAGACGCGTTCTCAGAATACCTGCTCTCTCTGCTGCCTGGTCAGGGCAAAGAGTATTGCCTGCAGTTCACCGGTCCATCCGGTGCTGACGCCGTTGAAGCGGCGCTGAAGCTGGCGAAAAAAGTGACCGGCCGTAGCGGTATCATCAGCTTCTCTGGTGGTTACCACGGCATGACCCACGGCGCACTGTCCGTCACCGGCAACCTGTCTCCGAAAGAAGCCGTTGACGGTATGATGCCGGAAGTGCAGTTCATGCCTTACCCGCACGAGTACCGCTGCCCACTGGGTATCGGCGGTGAGGCGGGCGTGAAAGCGCTGACCTACTACTTCGACAACCTGATTAACGACGTTGAAAGCGGCGTGCGTAAACCTGCTGCGGTGATCCTGGAAGCCGTTCAGGGTGAAGGCGGCGTGAACCCGGCTCCGGCTGAGTGGCTGCAGCGCATCCGTAAAGTGACTCAGGAACACGGCATTCTGCTGATCCTCGACGAAGTTCAGGCTGGCTTTGCCCGTACCGGTAAGTTCTTCGCGTTTGAACACGCTGGCATCGAGCCAGACATCATCGTGATGTCCAAAGCGGTTGGCGGCGGTCTGCCACTGGCTGTGCTCGGTATCAAAAAGCAGTTCGATGCATGGGCACCAGGTCACCACACCGGCACCTTCCGCGGCAACCAGCTGGCGATGGCAACCGGTCTGACGACGCTGAAAATCCTGAAAGACCAGAACATCGCAGGCAAAGTCGCTGCTCAGGGTGAATGGCTGAAAGGCCAGCTGAAAGAGATGGCGAAACGCTACCCGGTTATCGGTCACGTTCGCGGTCTGGGCATGATGATCGGTATTGAGATCGTTAAGCCGCATGAAGCCGCTGACCACATGGGTTGCTTCCCTGGCGACGGTGAGCTGTCTGCGCTGATTCAGAAGAAGTGCTTTGAAGCCGGTCTGATTCTGGAGCGTGGCGGTCGTAACGGCATTGTGCTGCGTCTGCTGCCGTCTCTGCTGATCAGCGATGATGAGCTGAAAATCTTCCTGGATAAATTTGAGCAGGCACTGCTTGCTGCGGGCGTTCGCCCGGCGTAA
- a CDS encoding pyridoxal phosphate-dependent decarboxylase family protein has product MSDSNPILFSSAQSIEAYQQAIEQSSQAVMQWLKQPEMYQGKTVAELRDRIKLDFNPKGLGNEAAIERAVEFFLKDSLSVHHPQCVAHLHCPSLVVSQAAEVLINATNQSMDSWDQSPSATIIEIKLIEWLRTRVGYQAGDAGVFTSGGTQSNLMGLMLARDAFFARQGHSVQQDGLVGDLRKIRVLCSENAHFSVQKNMALMGLGYQSVVQVKTDEFSRMDLTDLAAKIEQCNANGEQILAIVATAGTTDAGAIDPLRAIAELAAKQNIWVHVDAAWGGALLMSEQYRHYLDGIELVDSVTLDFHKQFFQTISCGAFLLKEARHYELMRYQAAYLNSEFDEEAGVPNLVSKSLQTTRRFDALKLWMSLEALGQEQYAAIIDHGVTLAQQVAAYVKEQSALELVMQPQLASVLFRFRGQVQMDDAGIALLNQKIGDALLESGRANVGVTEHNGVTCLKLTLLNPTVTLEDVKVLLSLVERTAQEVLAK; this is encoded by the coding sequence ATGTCTGATTCAAACCCAATTTTGTTCTCCTCTGCGCAGAGCATTGAGGCTTACCAGCAGGCGATTGAACAAAGCTCTCAGGCTGTGATGCAGTGGCTGAAACAGCCTGAGATGTACCAGGGCAAAACGGTCGCGGAACTGCGCGACCGTATTAAGCTGGATTTCAACCCGAAAGGGCTGGGTAACGAAGCGGCGATTGAACGTGCCGTGGAGTTTTTCCTGAAAGACAGTTTGTCTGTTCATCACCCGCAGTGTGTGGCGCACCTGCACTGCCCAAGCCTGGTGGTAAGCCAGGCGGCGGAAGTGCTGATCAACGCCACTAACCAGAGTATGGACTCCTGGGATCAAAGCCCGTCCGCAACCATTATCGAGATCAAACTGATCGAATGGCTGCGTACCCGCGTGGGTTATCAGGCTGGCGACGCAGGTGTCTTCACCAGCGGCGGCACCCAGAGCAACCTGATGGGTCTGATGCTGGCGCGCGATGCGTTCTTTGCGCGCCAGGGTCACTCCGTTCAGCAGGACGGTCTGGTGGGCGATCTGCGTAAAATTCGCGTGCTGTGCTCCGAGAATGCGCACTTCTCCGTGCAGAAAAACATGGCGCTGATGGGCCTCGGCTATCAGTCCGTGGTGCAGGTGAAAACGGACGAATTCTCGCGTATGGATCTGACCGACCTGGCGGCGAAAATTGAGCAGTGTAATGCCAACGGCGAGCAGATTCTGGCGATTGTGGCGACAGCAGGTACGACCGATGCGGGCGCTATCGATCCGCTGCGCGCGATTGCTGAGCTGGCGGCGAAGCAGAACATCTGGGTACACGTTGATGCGGCCTGGGGCGGCGCGCTGCTGATGTCTGAGCAGTATCGTCACTATCTGGACGGCATTGAGCTGGTGGATTCCGTGACGCTGGACTTCCACAAGCAGTTCTTCCAGACCATCAGCTGCGGCGCGTTCCTGCTGAAAGAAGCGCGTCACTATGAGCTGATGCGCTATCAGGCGGCTTACCTGAACTCTGAGTTCGACGAAGAGGCAGGCGTGCCTAACCTGGTGTCCAAATCTCTGCAGACCACGCGCCGCTTCGACGCGCTCAAGCTGTGGATGAGCCTGGAAGCACTGGGGCAGGAGCAATACGCGGCGATCATCGATCACGGCGTGACGCTGGCACAGCAGGTTGCGGCTTACGTGAAAGAGCAGTCTGCTCTGGAGCTGGTGATGCAGCCACAGCTGGCAAGTGTCCTGTTCCGCTTCCGTGGACAGGTACAGATGGATGATGCGGGCATCGCCCTGCTGAACCAGAAAATTGGTGATGCGCTGCTGGAATCCGGCCGTGCCAACGTTGGCGTGACCGAGCACAACGGCGTCACCTGCCTGAAGCTGACCCTGCTGAACCCAACCGTGACGCTGGAGGATGTTAAAGTCCTGCTGTCTCTGGTGGAACGCACCGCGCAGGAAGTTCTGGCGAAGTAA
- a CDS encoding LysR family transcriptional regulator — protein MTTEPWQRLPALSLRQLQYFVTLAQLRHFTDTASKLAISQPALSSALRQIETVLGGKLVNRTASSVTLTELGNAILPHAQRVLSVAQLAFDDMQQIVQAGGDGTVRIGLIPSVSSLLFPSLPQTLAQAFPRLKVEFHDQTNDALLAQLLKGQIDFGIGALDNSVPDGLEVFPLQDDPFVAVIHCDDPLAASAHVPWKQLVGREIAVFSKGNIQRLVGALAESHRLSLQTRYQVDYIETLYGLVRSRLAVAILPQLYTTHLQDPQLRVVHLQQPALTRTVALMRAPQALPPLIESCFTLMVETLRTN, from the coding sequence ATGACGACGGAACCCTGGCAGCGCTTGCCCGCGCTTTCTCTTCGGCAGCTTCAGTATTTTGTCACCCTGGCGCAACTGCGTCATTTTACGGATACCGCCAGTAAGCTGGCGATCAGCCAGCCTGCGCTCAGCAGCGCACTGCGGCAAATCGAAACGGTGCTCGGTGGAAAGCTGGTGAACCGTACCGCCTCGTCCGTTACGTTGACGGAGCTGGGTAACGCCATCCTGCCGCATGCGCAGCGGGTGCTTAGCGTGGCCCAGCTCGCATTTGACGACATGCAGCAGATTGTACAGGCGGGCGGCGACGGCACGGTACGCATCGGGCTTATTCCATCCGTCAGTTCTCTGCTGTTTCCCTCGCTTCCGCAGACTCTTGCGCAGGCTTTTCCCCGCCTGAAGGTGGAATTTCACGATCAGACCAATGATGCGCTTCTGGCACAGTTGCTGAAAGGGCAGATTGATTTTGGTATTGGCGCGCTGGATAACTCGGTTCCCGATGGGCTGGAGGTCTTTCCGCTGCAGGACGATCCGTTTGTTGCGGTGATCCACTGTGACGATCCCCTGGCGGCTTCGGCACATGTGCCCTGGAAGCAGCTGGTTGGCCGGGAGATTGCTGTCTTCTCGAAAGGTAACATTCAGCGTCTGGTCGGGGCGCTTGCGGAAAGTCATCGTCTGTCGCTGCAGACGCGCTATCAGGTGGATTACATTGAAACGCTGTACGGCCTGGTGCGCTCGCGGCTGGCCGTGGCGATTTTACCGCAGCTTTACACCACGCATCTTCAGGACCCGCAGCTCAGGGTGGTTCATCTTCAACAACCGGCACTGACCCGAACAGTGGCATTAATGCGCGCGCCGCAGGCATTGCCGCCGCTGATAGAATCCTGCTTTACGCTGATGGTTGAAACCTTGCGAACAAACTGA
- a CDS encoding adenine deaminase encodes MTAETRRRAVQAARGETPFDLLLTHVRIVDMATGEIRNADVGIVGELIASVHPRGSRSDALETHDLQGHFLSPGLMDTHVHLESSHLLPARYAEIVLAQGTTAVFWDPHELANVLGIEGVRFAIESSRNLPLQVMVAAPSSVPSTPGLEMSGADFAGDEMNTLLRWPEVRGVAEVMDMHGVLNGSQRMLEILQAGLESGKLIEGHARGLSGADLQAYLAAGVTSDHELTSAEDALEKLRAGLTLEIRGSHPYLLPDIVRALKTLPHLSSQITVCTDDVPPDILLEKGGIIALLNLLIEHGLPATDALRFATLNASLRLQRNDLGLIAAGRRADLVVFDSLEKLTARQVYVAGKMIARDGAMIEPIADAALALPRDTVHLSSLSADDFHMHIAGAHHGVARLRHISGARFTRWGETDAQVRNGKVQIPEGFSVIWVQHRHARHAAKPQIALLEGWGALRGAIATSYSHDSHNLVVLGRDPDDMALAANALIQSGGGMALAQNGKLIAHVEMPIAGMLSDQPPAGLARQFRELRERSSLIADWEPPYRVFKAIEGTCLACNAGPHLTDLGLTDGTTRQIVDPLISYRETPDTTQ; translated from the coding sequence ATGACTGCTGAAACCCGACGCCGCGCCGTTCAGGCCGCGCGAGGCGAAACACCTTTCGACCTGCTACTCACGCATGTCCGAATTGTTGATATGGCTACAGGCGAGATCCGCAATGCCGATGTCGGCATTGTCGGAGAACTGATCGCCAGCGTCCATCCGCGCGGAAGCCGAAGCGATGCGCTTGAGACGCACGATCTGCAAGGCCACTTCCTGTCCCCAGGCCTGATGGACACGCACGTCCACCTCGAAAGTTCTCACCTCCTGCCTGCCCGCTACGCGGAAATTGTACTGGCGCAGGGCACCACGGCGGTGTTCTGGGACCCACATGAGCTGGCAAACGTACTGGGTATTGAGGGCGTGCGTTTTGCAATCGAGTCCAGCCGCAACCTGCCGCTGCAGGTGATGGTGGCCGCCCCCTCAAGTGTCCCCTCCACGCCGGGGCTGGAGATGTCGGGTGCTGATTTCGCCGGAGACGAGATGAATACCCTGCTCCGCTGGCCGGAAGTACGCGGCGTAGCGGAGGTGATGGACATGCACGGCGTGCTTAACGGCAGCCAGCGAATGCTGGAGATCCTGCAGGCGGGGCTTGAAAGCGGTAAGCTCATTGAAGGCCATGCGCGCGGGCTCAGCGGTGCAGATTTACAGGCTTACCTGGCCGCTGGCGTGACCTCTGATCATGAGTTGACCTCCGCCGAAGATGCGCTGGAAAAATTACGCGCCGGGCTAACGCTGGAAATTCGCGGTTCGCACCCCTATCTGCTGCCGGATATCGTCAGGGCGCTGAAAACCCTGCCGCATCTTTCATCGCAGATCACGGTCTGTACTGACGATGTTCCGCCGGACATACTGCTGGAAAAAGGTGGAATTATTGCGTTGCTGAATCTGCTTATTGAGCACGGATTACCGGCAACGGACGCGCTGCGCTTTGCCACGCTGAACGCCTCCCTTCGTCTGCAGCGCAACGACCTGGGGCTGATTGCTGCCGGACGTCGTGCCGATTTGGTGGTCTTCGATTCCCTTGAAAAACTGACGGCTCGCCAGGTTTACGTGGCCGGGAAAATGATTGCTCGGGACGGAGCGATGATTGAACCGATTGCAGATGCCGCACTGGCACTGCCACGCGATACCGTGCATTTGTCTTCGCTGAGCGCCGATGATTTTCACATGCATATTGCCGGTGCGCACCACGGTGTCGCCCGTCTGCGCCACATCAGCGGCGCACGGTTTACCCGCTGGGGGGAGACTGACGCGCAGGTGCGTAACGGAAAGGTGCAGATCCCGGAGGGCTTTAGTGTGATCTGGGTTCAGCATCGTCACGCACGCCATGCGGCAAAACCGCAGATTGCCCTGCTGGAAGGCTGGGGAGCGCTGCGCGGTGCAATCGCCACCAGCTACTCCCACGATTCGCATAATCTGGTGGTACTGGGCCGCGATCCTGACGATATGGCGCTGGCCGCCAATGCGCTGATCCAGAGCGGCGGCGGCATGGCCCTGGCGCAAAACGGCAAATTAATTGCCCATGTTGAAATGCCGATTGCAGGCATGCTGTCGGACCAGCCCCCTGCCGGGCTGGCGCGCCAGTTCCGGGAGCTGCGCGAACGCAGCAGCCTGATTGCCGACTGGGA